Proteins from one Lepidochelys kempii isolate rLepKem1 chromosome 6, rLepKem1.hap2, whole genome shotgun sequence genomic window:
- the GATD1 gene encoding glutamine amidotransferase-like class 1 domain-containing protein 1 isoform X1 has translation MRRQPPPPGPASAMSERPGKPACLIIASAASGGVSAQSFLHSFTLASAAFNLQVATPGGKLIDFVDVNESNMRWIQDFRMKSYANPAKLESIDGARYHALLIPNCPGALTDLANSGYLARILQHFSNENKPICAVGHGVAALCCATNEDKSWVFQGYSLTGPSVYELIRQPSFASLSIIVEDFVKDSGATFSASKPDAVHVVLDRHLVTGQNENSTVVAVQNLILLFNGSRK, from the exons ATGAGGaggcagccgccgccgccgggccCCGCCAGCGCCATGTCGGAGCGGCCCGGCAAGCCCGCCTGCCTCATCATCGCCAGCGCGGCCTCCGGGG GTGTGTCTGCCCAATCCTTTCTTCATTCTTTTACACTGGCTAGTGCTGCTTTTAATCTACAAGTTGCCACTCCAGGG GGGAAGTTAATTGACTTTGTTGATGTGAATGAGAGCAACATGCGTTGGATACAGGACTTCCGTATGAAATCTTATGCAAATCCTGCCAAGTTGGAGTCAATTGATG GTGCTAGATACCATGCCCTGTTGATTCCTAACTGTCCTGGGGCTTTGACTGACCTTGCAAACAGTGGATACCTAGCTAGGATATTGCAGCACTTCAGCAATGAGAACA AGCCTATTTGTGCTGTGGGACATGGAGTTGCTGCTTTATGTTGTGCCACAAATGAGGATAAATCCTGGGTATTTCAGGGATACAGCCTGACAGGG CCCTCTGTGTATGAGCTGATAAGGCAGCCCAGTTTTGCCAGTTTGTCCATTATTGTGGAGGACTTTGTGAAAGATTCTGGAGCTACCTTTAGTG CCAGCAAGCCAGATGCTGTACACGTAGTTCTGGACAGGCACCTTGTTACAGGACAGAATGAGAATTCCACTGTTGTAGCTGTCCAGAACCTTATTCTTCTCTTCAATGGCAG CAGGAAATGA
- the GATD1 gene encoding glutamine amidotransferase-like class 1 domain-containing protein 1 isoform X2: protein MRRQPPPPGPASAMSERPGKPACLIIASAASGGVSAQSFLHSFTLASAAFNLQVATPGGKLIDFVDVNESNMRWIQDFRMKSYANPAKLESIDGARYHALLIPNCPGALTDLANSGYLARILQHFSNENKPICAVGHGVAALCCATNEDKSWVFQGYSLTGPSVYELIRQPSFASLSIIVEDFVKDSGATFSASKPDAVHVVLDRHLVTGQNENSTVVAVQNLILLFNGRK from the exons ATGAGGaggcagccgccgccgccgggccCCGCCAGCGCCATGTCGGAGCGGCCCGGCAAGCCCGCCTGCCTCATCATCGCCAGCGCGGCCTCCGGGG GTGTGTCTGCCCAATCCTTTCTTCATTCTTTTACACTGGCTAGTGCTGCTTTTAATCTACAAGTTGCCACTCCAGGG GGGAAGTTAATTGACTTTGTTGATGTGAATGAGAGCAACATGCGTTGGATACAGGACTTCCGTATGAAATCTTATGCAAATCCTGCCAAGTTGGAGTCAATTGATG GTGCTAGATACCATGCCCTGTTGATTCCTAACTGTCCTGGGGCTTTGACTGACCTTGCAAACAGTGGATACCTAGCTAGGATATTGCAGCACTTCAGCAATGAGAACA AGCCTATTTGTGCTGTGGGACATGGAGTTGCTGCTTTATGTTGTGCCACAAATGAGGATAAATCCTGGGTATTTCAGGGATACAGCCTGACAGGG CCCTCTGTGTATGAGCTGATAAGGCAGCCCAGTTTTGCCAGTTTGTCCATTATTGTGGAGGACTTTGTGAAAGATTCTGGAGCTACCTTTAGTG CCAGCAAGCCAGATGCTGTACACGTAGTTCTGGACAGGCACCTTGTTACAGGACAGAATGAGAATTCCACTGTTGTAGCTGTCCAGAACCTTATTCTTCTCTTCAATGGCAG GAAATGA
- the GATD1 gene encoding glutamine amidotransferase-like class 1 domain-containing protein 1 isoform X3: MRRQPPPPGPASAMSERPGKPACLIIASAASGGVSAQSFLHSFTLASAAFNLQVATPGGKLIDFVDVNESNMRWIQDFRMKSYANPAKLESIDGARYHALLIPNCPGALTDLANSGYLARILQHFSNENKPICAVGHGVAALCCATNEDKSWVFQGYSLTGPSVYELIRQPSFASLSIIVEDFVKDSGATFSDPWGE, translated from the exons ATGAGGaggcagccgccgccgccgggccCCGCCAGCGCCATGTCGGAGCGGCCCGGCAAGCCCGCCTGCCTCATCATCGCCAGCGCGGCCTCCGGGG GTGTGTCTGCCCAATCCTTTCTTCATTCTTTTACACTGGCTAGTGCTGCTTTTAATCTACAAGTTGCCACTCCAGGG GGGAAGTTAATTGACTTTGTTGATGTGAATGAGAGCAACATGCGTTGGATACAGGACTTCCGTATGAAATCTTATGCAAATCCTGCCAAGTTGGAGTCAATTGATG GTGCTAGATACCATGCCCTGTTGATTCCTAACTGTCCTGGGGCTTTGACTGACCTTGCAAACAGTGGATACCTAGCTAGGATATTGCAGCACTTCAGCAATGAGAACA AGCCTATTTGTGCTGTGGGACATGGAGTTGCTGCTTTATGTTGTGCCACAAATGAGGATAAATCCTGGGTATTTCAGGGATACAGCCTGACAGGG CCCTCTGTGTATGAGCTGATAAGGCAGCCCAGTTTTGCCAGTTTGTCCATTATTGTGGAGGACTTTGTGAAAGATTCTGGAGCTACCTTTAGTG ATCCATGGGGAGAATGA